DNA from Kitasatospora herbaricolor:
TTCGCTGCTGCGCGAGCTGGAGCGGCGCCTGGTCGCTGGCCGGGTGCGGCGGATCGCGTACGTGCTGCCGGAGGAGGAGCTGCTGGGGGAGGGCCTGCACAACGCGGGGTACGCCCGGCGCCCGGCGGCCGCCTACTTCGAGAAGACCGAGCCGGCCGGCGGCCCGGCGACCGGACTGCTGGAGGAGCTGGGCGGGCGGCTGCTCCCCGGCGACCTGTGGGAGCGGGTGGCGGGGATGGAGGCGGAGAAGAACCTGATCGAGCGGCGGGTGGTGCTGCCGCTCGCCGAGCCGGAGCGGGCCGCCCGGCACGGGGTGCGGGCGCCGCGGGCGATCGCCCTGTTCGGGCCGCCCGGGACGGGCAAGACCACCTTCGCCCGGGCCATCGCCTCGCGGCTGGGCTGGCCGTTCGTGGAGCTGCTGCCGTCCAGGCTGGCCGACGAGGGGAACCTGGCGGCCGCGCTGCGGGACGCCTTCGCCCGGATCGGGCAGTTGGAGCGGGCCCTGGTCTTCATCGACGAGGTGGAGGAGATCGCACCGGTCCGGACCGAGGGTGTGCAGGGCGGCATGCACGGGGTGACCAACGAGCTGCTCAAGCTGATCCCGGGGTTCCGGGAGGGTGAGGAGCGACTGCTGGTGTGCGCCACCAACTCGGTCCGCTCGCTGGACCCGGCGTTCCTGCGCCCGGGGCGCTTCGACTACCTGATCCCGATCGGCACCCCGGACGCGGCGGCCCGGGCGGCGATCTGGTCCCGCTACGCGGCCGGCCGCGCGGACGTGGACCTGGACGTGCTGGTCGGCGCCAGTGACCTGTTCACCCCGGCCGACATCGAGCACGCCGCCCGGGTGGCCGCCCAGAGCGCCTTCGAGCGGGACCTCACCGCGCCCGACGGCACCGAGGGCGCGAGCACCCGGGACTACCTGGGCGCGATCGAGCAGGCCAGGCCGACCGTCACCCCGGCGATGATCGAGGAGTTCGGCGCGGACATCACCTCGCACGCGCGGGTCTGAGAGCGGGTCCGGGACCGGTGCCTCGGCACGTCCGGGGATTCCGCACCCGGGCGACATCACTATCAGTCATACCTTAGGGAAATAAGCATGGTTTGACACCAAACCAGTCGGTGCCCGCTAAATGTGGGCACCGACAGGTACAGGGAGAGGCACCATGAGCGCAGTCGCGGGGACTTCCACCGGAGCGGATTCCGTCCGGACCGACATCGACCTCGCCGACCCCCGGTTCTGGAAACTCCCGCCCACCGCCCGGGCGAACGCCTTCGCCGAACTCCGCAGGCTCCCCGGCCCGGTCTTCTTCACCGAACGGCCCGCCACCGGCAAGCACCCCGCCAAGGGCTTCCACGCCCTGGTCCGGCACGCCGACGTGGTCGAGGCCAGCCGGAACGCCGGCGTCTTCATCAGCGGCCCCGGCGTCACCACCCCCGAACCCGCCCGCTGGGTCCGCACCCTGTTCGGCGACTCGATGGTCAACCTGGACGACCCCCGGCACGCCCAGCTCCGCCGGATCATCTCCCGGGCCTTCACCCCGCGCCTGCTCGCCCGCGCCGAGGACGACATCCGCCGGGTCGCGGCCCGGCTGGTCGACCAGGTGATCGAGCAGCGCCCTGCGGACTTCGTCACCTCCGTCGCCGCCGAGCTGCCGTTCCAGGTCATCTGCAACATGATGGGCATCCCCGAGGAGCCCCGCCGCGGCATCCTCGACCAGGTCAACCACGCCTCCGAGCACACCGGCGTCGACCGGCCGCTGCGCAGCCGGATCCGGATCCCCGGCCGAGGACTGCGCGCCCTGGCCCGGATGCAGGGCATGGTCGCCGACCTCGGCCGTGAGCGCCGCCGCCGTCCCGCCGACGACCTGATCACCGCCCTGGTCACCGCCGACGTCGACGGCCGCCACCTCACCGGCCGCGAACTCGGGGCCTTCTTCTCCCTGCTGCTGGTGGCCGGCGTCGAGACCACCCGCAACGCCCTCACCCACGGGCTCAGCCTGCTCACCGAGCACCCCGGCCAGCGCGAACTGCTGCTCTCCGACCTCGACCGGCACCTCGGCGGCACGGTCGACGAGATCATCCGGCACGCCACGCCGATCATCCAGTTCCGCCGCACCCTGGCCGCCGACCACGAGCTGAACGGCACCCGGCTCGCCGAGGGGGACAAGGTGGTGCTCTTCTTCGGCTCGGCCAACCGGGACGAGGCCGTCTTCACCGACCCGGACGCCTTCGACATCACCCGCTCGCCCAATCCGCACCTCGGCTTCGGCGGCGGCGGCCCGCACTACTGCCTCGGCGCCCACCTGGCCCGCCAGGAGATGAAGGTGCTGCTGCGCGAGCTGTTCACCCGGCTGCCCGACCTGCGGGCGACCGGCGCGCCCGAGCTGATCCCGTCCAACTTCGACAACCGGGTGAAGTCGCTGCCCTTCGCCTTCGGCACGCCGGCGGCCTGAACCGGGCCCGACGGCCACCGAGGTCGCCCGGGGCGAACCCGAGCCCGCGAGGACCGGTCCACCGCCCGGGGGCAGCGCCGCCCGCGGGCGGCCGTGCGGCACAATGCCGCGGTATGACAACGGGACCTGACAGCGCCACCGCCCACGCCTGGACCGCGCTCGGTGGCGACGAGGCACTGCTGGAGCGGGTCGCCTTCCACGGCCCGCCGGGCCTGCCGGACGACCGGCTGCCGGTGCGGGAGCTGGCGCGGGCCACGGTGGCGGCGTGCTCGCTCGCCGCGGCCGAACTCACCGCGGCCCGGGGCGGGCGGGCCGTGCCCGGCGTCCGGGTCGACGAGGGCGCGGTCGCCACCGCCTTCGTCAGCGAACGCCATCTGCGGATCGACGGCCGGCCGGCGACCACCTTCGCGCCGCTCTCGGGCTTCTGGCGGAGCGCCGACGGCTGGGTCCGCACCCATGCCAACTACCCGCACCACCGCGCCCGGCTGCTGGCCACCCTCGGCCTCCCGGACGGCGAGGACGAGGCCGCCGTCCGCAAGCTGGCGGCGGCCCTGCGCGAGCTGCCCGGCGAGCAGGCCCAGGAGCGGGCGTACGCGGCGGGCGCACTGGTCGTCGCGGTGGCGGCCCCGGGGCCGCCGGCCGGACACCCGCTGGTCGGGACCGTCCGCGTCGGCGAGGCCGCCGCCCGGCCGCTCGCCGACGCGCCGCTGCCCTGCACCGGGATCCGGGTCCTCGACCTCACCCGGGTGATCGCCGGCCCGGTCGCCGCCCGCACCCTGGCGCTGTTCGGTGCCGACGTGCTCCGGATCGACCCGCCGCACCTCCCGGAGTCCGCGGACGCGCACGCGGACACCGGCTTCGGCAAGCGCTCCACGCGCCTCGACCTGGCCGCCCCCGCCGACCGGGCCGTCTTCGAGGACCTGCTGGGCACGGCCGACGTCGTCCTCACCGGCTACCGCCCGGGCGCCCTGGACCGCCTGGGCCTCGCGCCCGAGGCCCTGTCGGAGCGGCGGCCCGGCCTGGTCGTCGGGCAGCTCGACGCCTGGGGCCGGAGCGGCCCGTGGGCCGGACGGCGCGGCTTCGACAGCCTGGTCCAGGCGGGCACCGGCATCGCCGCGATCGAGGCCGGCCCGGACGGCAGCCCCGGGGTGCTGCCCGCCCAGGCCCTGGACCACGGCACCGGCTACCTGCTGGCCGCCGCCGTCCTGCGTGCCCTGACCGACCGCGGCGCCTCGGGCGGCGGCCGTCTCCTGCGGCTCTCCCTGGCGGGCACTGCCGACTGGCTGCTGCACGGCATCCGGCGGCCCGCCGCCGCGGGGGGCGCCGCCGGGCCGGCCGACCCCGATCCGTGGCTCGCCGAACGGGACTCCGCGATCGGCCGGCTGCGGTACGCGCTGCCCCCGGCCGGGTACGAGGGCGGGCCCGCCGACTGGTCCCGCCCGCCGGGGCCCTGGGGCACCGACGCGCCGGTCTGGGCCTAAGGCCCCGAGGGCGCAGCCGGGCCGCGGGCACCGGGCCTGACGGCGTCACGGCTGCCCGGAGGCGGGCCGGTGGCTGTGTACGCCCCGGTCGCCGCTGGACCGCCGAGGCCTTCGCCGGGACGACGGCGGACACGGGCGTCAGCCGCTGAGCCCGGTGACCCGCATGGTGATGTTGAGCCGCCCGGCGGCCAGGCCGCTGGCCGGGTCGCAGGTGCCCGGGCGCACCTTCGGCACGCCGTGGTACGCGAAGCGGGACGGGCCGCCGAACACGAACAGGTCGCCGGAGGCCAGTTCGACGTCCGTCCAGGGCCTGGTGCGGTTCTCGGTGTTGCCGAACCGGAAGACGCAGGTGTCCCCGATGCTCAGCGAGACCACCGGGGCGGCGGACTTCTCGTCCTTGTCCTGGTGCATCCCCAGCTTCGCCTCGCCCTGGTAGAAGTTGATCAGCGCGGTGTCGGGCGTCCAGTCCTCGCCGGCCGCCGGGTCCTGGTAGGCCTCGACGAGCGCGCGGCGGCCCAGTTCCACCATCCAGCCGGGGAAGGGCGCCACCGGAAGGCCGTTCACGTCCTCCGCGATCCGGGTGTAGCGGTACGGCAGCCAGTGCCAGCCGATGCAGACCGTCTGCACCGACATCACGCCGCCGCGCGGCAGCCTGGTGTGCCGGATCGGCACCGGTCCGACGGCCCAGCCCCGGCAGGCGGCGACCAGCTCCCGCTGCCGGTCGAGGTCCAGCCAGCCCGGGACGTGGACCGCGCCCGGGGCGATCTCCGTCCGGGTGCCGGGCGCGGGCCGGCCGCCGGTGCCCCGACCGGCCCCGGGGCGGGCGCCGGGAAGGGGGTCGGGGAGAGGGAAGAGCGCGTCCACAGCCGCCGTCCTGCCGTTCCTGGTTCCTTGCCTGGTCCTGCTACGAGGATGCTACGGACTCCGGTCGGCCGGCCAGGGCGGCCGCCGCGCCCTCCAGGACGAGCAGCTGTCGCTTGCGCTCCGTCCCGCCCGCGTAGCCGGTCAGCGAGCCGTCCGCGCCGATCACCCGGTGGCACGGGCGGACGATCATCAACGGGTTGGCCCCGTTGGCGGCCCCCACGGCCCGCGCACCGTTCGGCAGGCCCAGCTCGGCGGCCAGCCGGCCGTACGTGGTGGTGCTCCCGTACGGGATGGCGTCCAGGGCAGCCCAGACCCGGCGCTGGAAGTCGGTGCCGGTGACCGTGCACTCCAGGTCGAACCGGGTCAGTTCGCCGTCGAAGTACCGGGCGAACCGGTCGGCGATCACCTCGAACGCCGCCGGGTCGCGCCGCCAGTCGGGGCGGACGGTCACGGCACGTCCGGTCCCCGGTACGCAGGCGGCCGCCAGCGCGGTGCCGCCGACCGCGGTCGGGGACTCCTCTCCCACCAGCAGCAGGGTGCCCAGCGGGCTGTCGATCGTGGTGTGGACAGTCATCTCAGCCGTCGTCCTGTTCGTGCGTCCTCGGTGTCCTTCACCACCACTCTGCGGGTTCCGCCTGGTCGTGTCCGGCGGAAATCGGACACGACCCTTCCCGCACGACCCTTCCCGGACCGGGCCGCTGCGCGACCGGGCCGGGGAAGGTCGGCCCGGTGGCCTCCGGTCCTGCCCGGCCCGGGAGATCTCCCCCTGGTCATCCGGCCGTCACCCGGAACACCCCTCGCAGCACTAGGATCTGACGATATGACTCATGAAGGGTGGGGGAGCCCCTCGGTCGAGCCGCCGCAGCAGCACTACATCGTGTGCGGCGGCAACGCGCTGGCCCACCGGCTGGTCCTGGAGCTCGTCGAGCAGTACGACGTCCCGGTCGTGGCCCTCGTCCCCGACCGCACCCGGGACCACGCCCCGCGGATCGAACAGATCCCCGGTGTCGCGGCCGTCGTGGAGTACACCAGCCTCACCGACGAGGCACTGCGGGCGGCCCGGGTGGAGACCGCCCGCGGGATCGCGCTCGTCGACGGCAGCGACCAGGACCACATCCACGCGGCGCTCAGCGCCCAGGGCCACAACCCCGGTATCCGGATCGTGCTGCGGATGTTCAACCAGCGCCTCGGCGACAACATCGAGCGCCTGCTGTACAACGGCACCGCGCTCTCCGGCTCCGCCACCGCCGCCCCCGCCTTCGCCAACGCCGCGCTCGCCCGCCCCAACTCCGTCCGGGTCGGCGACCGCTTCCTGTACGTCGCCTACGACGAGGACATCGACGCCGGCCAGGTCTGCGTGGTCGCGGACCGGATCGACCGGCAGGACCTCGGCCGGCTGCGCCTGCTGCCCGACCTCGGCGGCCGGTCCGCCGAGTTCGTCGAACTGGCCCGGCGGTTCGGCGACGACGGCCCGGTCCGCCCCGCGGGCGGGCCGGCCGGGGCGTCGGAGCCCGGCGTGGACCCGGAGCCGGCGGCCTCGGATCCCGCCCCTGAATCACGACCCGAACCTGAATCAGGACCCGCCCCCGAAGCAGGACCCGAACCTGAACCCGCCCCCGCCCCCGAACCCGTCGCGGACCCCGCGGCCGGGGTGGCCGCCCTGCAGAGCCTGCCGAGTGAGCCGTCCGTCCGGATCCCGTGGTTCCGGCGGCTGCGCTGGCGGCTGCTCGACACCCTGCGCTACGTCACCAGCGCCCGGTTGAGGCTGGTCCTGCTCACCGCGCTGGCCGCCGTCCTCTTCTCCTTCGCGGTGATCTGGTACCTCAACCGCGACTTCGGCTGGACGCTCTACCTGGCCCTGCTGGACCTCGCCGGCGCCGCCCAGCCCGACCAGCCCGGAGGGGGCGCCGGCGGCACCGGGGGGACCTGGCAGCGGGTCGCGCAGGTCGTCATCACGTTCTGCGGCATCACCTTCGCCCCGGTGGCCACCGCGATCATGGTGGAGGTGCTCGCCTCCGGCCGCCGCGGCCCGGCCCGCAACCCCGGCGCCGGCACCCGCGACCACGTCGTGGTGGTGGGCCTCGGCAACGTGGGCACCCGGGTGGCGGCCCTGGTGCACGAACTCGGGGTCCCGGTGGTCTGCGTCGAACGCGACCCGCAGGCCCGGGGCGTCGCCGCCGTCCGCACCCTGGGGATCCCGGTGGTGGTCGGGGACGCCACCCTGGAGACCCAGCTGCGCCGGGCCCGGATCCACCGCGCCCGGGCGGTGGTCGCCGTCACCAACGACGACGCGGCCAACCTGGAGGCCGCCCTGGAGGCCCGCGCCGTCCGGCCGGGACTGCGGGTCGTGCTGCGGCTCTTCGACGACAACTTCGCCCACCACGTCTACGCGACCCTGGACAACGCGGCCTCGCGTTCGGTCTCCTACCTGTCCGCCCCGGCCTTCGCGGCCGCCCTGATGGGGCGTGAGGTGCTCGGCACCCTCTCGGTCTTCCGGCACGTCCTGCTGATCGCCGAACTGCGGGCCGACGAGGGCAGCGGGCTGGTCGGCATGAACCAGCACGACATCGAGGACCCGGGCGGGGTGCGGGTGATCGCCGTCCGGCCGGCCCGGCGTCCGCGGGAGTACCTCTGGAACCACCCCGACCGCACCCGGCGGCTGGTGCCGGGCGACCGGGTGGTGGTCGCCGCCACCCGGAGCGGCCTGGCCCGGCTCAACACCCCGGTGCCCGGAGCCGACCGGCCGGGCACCCGGTAGGGGCCGCGGCCGGGCCCACCCGGGCGGCCGCAGCGCGGCCCCGGGCGGGCGCACCGGGCTCAGCGGTGCCGGAAGTCCGGGGTGCGCTTCTCGGCGAAGGCCGCCATGCCCTCCTTCTGGTCGGCCGTCGCGAACGCCGCGTGGAACAGCCGGCGCTCGAACCTGACCCCCTCCGCGAGGGTGGTCTCGAAGGCCCGGTTCACGCTCTCCTTCATCATGATCGCGGCCGGCGCGGACATCGCCGCCACGGTCTCCGCAGTGGCGAGCGCCTCCGCCAGCAGCTCGGCCGCGGGGACGATCCGGGAGACCAGCCCGGCCCGCTCGGCCTCCTCCGCACCCATCATCCGGCCGGTCAGGCAGAGCTCCATGGCCTTGGCCTTGCCGATCGCCCTGGTCAGGCGCTGCGAGCCGCCGATCCCGGGGATGACACCGAGCTTGATCTCCGGCTGCCCGAACTT
Protein-coding regions in this window:
- a CDS encoding NAD-binding protein gives rise to the protein MTHEGWGSPSVEPPQQHYIVCGGNALAHRLVLELVEQYDVPVVALVPDRTRDHAPRIEQIPGVAAVVEYTSLTDEALRAARVETARGIALVDGSDQDHIHAALSAQGHNPGIRIVLRMFNQRLGDNIERLLYNGTALSGSATAAPAFANAALARPNSVRVGDRFLYVAYDEDIDAGQVCVVADRIDRQDLGRLRLLPDLGGRSAEFVELARRFGDDGPVRPAGGPAGASEPGVDPEPAASDPAPESRPEPESGPAPEAGPEPEPAPAPEPVADPAAGVAALQSLPSEPSVRIPWFRRLRWRLLDTLRYVTSARLRLVLLTALAAVLFSFAVIWYLNRDFGWTLYLALLDLAGAAQPDQPGGGAGGTGGTWQRVAQVVITFCGITFAPVATAIMVEVLASGRRGPARNPGAGTRDHVVVVGLGNVGTRVAALVHELGVPVVCVERDPQARGVAAVRTLGIPVVVGDATLETQLRRARIHRARAVVAVTNDDAANLEAALEARAVRPGLRVVLRLFDDNFAHHVYATLDNAASRSVSYLSAPAFAAALMGREVLGTLSVFRHVLLIAELRADEGSGLVGMNQHDIEDPGGVRVIAVRPARRPREYLWNHPDRTRRLVPGDRVVVAATRSGLARLNTPVPGADRPGTR
- a CDS encoding methylated-DNA--[protein]-cysteine S-methyltransferase: MTVHTTIDSPLGTLLLVGEESPTAVGGTALAAACVPGTGRAVTVRPDWRRDPAAFEVIADRFARYFDGELTRFDLECTVTGTDFQRRVWAALDAIPYGSTTTYGRLAAELGLPNGARAVGAANGANPLMIVRPCHRVIGADGSLTGYAGGTERKRQLLVLEGAAAALAGRPESVASS
- a CDS encoding alpha-ketoglutarate-dependent dioxygenase AlkB family protein, translated to MAPGAVHVPGWLDLDRQRELVAACRGWAVGPVPIRHTRLPRGGVMSVQTVCIGWHWLPYRYTRIAEDVNGLPVAPFPGWMVELGRRALVEAYQDPAAGEDWTPDTALINFYQGEAKLGMHQDKDEKSAAPVVSLSIGDTCVFRFGNTENRTRPWTDVELASGDLFVFGGPSRFAYHGVPKVRPGTCDPASGLAAGRLNITMRVTGLSG
- a CDS encoding ATP-binding protein, whose translation is MNWLIHDYREDDLAAVVHLIDTTAELGQESVFSLAECIGALTSRQPAVVAVHQGAPIGAALACVAGERAWVMRIAIAPAWRGRGLASSLLRELERRLVAGRVRRIAYVLPEEELLGEGLHNAGYARRPAAAYFEKTEPAGGPATGLLEELGGRLLPGDLWERVAGMEAEKNLIERRVVLPLAEPERAARHGVRAPRAIALFGPPGTGKTTFARAIASRLGWPFVELLPSRLADEGNLAAALRDAFARIGQLERALVFIDEVEEIAPVRTEGVQGGMHGVTNELLKLIPGFREGEERLLVCATNSVRSLDPAFLRPGRFDYLIPIGTPDAAARAAIWSRYAAGRADVDLDVLVGASDLFTPADIEHAARVAAQSAFERDLTAPDGTEGASTRDYLGAIEQARPTVTPAMIEEFGADITSHARV
- a CDS encoding enoyl-CoA hydratase, translating into MSTEYETILVERKGRVGLITLNRPKALNALNNQLMNEVVTAATAFDRDPGIGCLVVTGSEKAFAAGADIKEMQGNGFPDVYLDDWLGPWDRLGQLRKPVVAAVAGFALGGGCELAMLCDILLAADTAKFGQPEIKLGVIPGIGGSQRLTRAIGKAKAMELCLTGRMMGAEEAERAGLVSRIVPAAELLAEALATAETVAAMSAPAAIMMKESVNRAFETTLAEGVRFERRLFHAAFATADQKEGMAAFAEKRTPDFRHR
- a CDS encoding CoA transferase, whose protein sequence is MTTGPDSATAHAWTALGGDEALLERVAFHGPPGLPDDRLPVRELARATVAACSLAAAELTAARGGRAVPGVRVDEGAVATAFVSERHLRIDGRPATTFAPLSGFWRSADGWVRTHANYPHHRARLLATLGLPDGEDEAAVRKLAAALRELPGEQAQERAYAAGALVVAVAAPGPPAGHPLVGTVRVGEAAARPLADAPLPCTGIRVLDLTRVIAGPVAARTLALFGADVLRIDPPHLPESADAHADTGFGKRSTRLDLAAPADRAVFEDLLGTADVVLTGYRPGALDRLGLAPEALSERRPGLVVGQLDAWGRSGPWAGRRGFDSLVQAGTGIAAIEAGPDGSPGVLPAQALDHGTGYLLAAAVLRALTDRGASGGGRLLRLSLAGTADWLLHGIRRPAAAGGAAGPADPDPWLAERDSAIGRLRYALPPAGYEGGPADWSRPPGPWGTDAPVWA
- a CDS encoding cytochrome P450, which translates into the protein MSAVAGTSTGADSVRTDIDLADPRFWKLPPTARANAFAELRRLPGPVFFTERPATGKHPAKGFHALVRHADVVEASRNAGVFISGPGVTTPEPARWVRTLFGDSMVNLDDPRHAQLRRIISRAFTPRLLARAEDDIRRVAARLVDQVIEQRPADFVTSVAAELPFQVICNMMGIPEEPRRGILDQVNHASEHTGVDRPLRSRIRIPGRGLRALARMQGMVADLGRERRRRPADDLITALVTADVDGRHLTGRELGAFFSLLLVAGVETTRNALTHGLSLLTEHPGQRELLLSDLDRHLGGTVDEIIRHATPIIQFRRTLAADHELNGTRLAEGDKVVLFFGSANRDEAVFTDPDAFDITRSPNPHLGFGGGGPHYCLGAHLARQEMKVLLRELFTRLPDLRATGAPELIPSNFDNRVKSLPFAFGTPAA